In the Drosophila takahashii strain IR98-3 E-12201 chromosome 3R, DtakHiC1v2, whole genome shotgun sequence genome, one interval contains:
- the LOC108069592 gene encoding uncharacterized protein translates to MNNPWREIGFISKQRSKKHLKIIRIKKRIAKSKKTFKLRQKDLIHLHLRNRIKYLIIEHLEYRLADSKTKRKIQKKKKVE, encoded by the coding sequence ATGAACAATCCATGGCGGGAAATCGGCTTTATCAGCAAGCAAAGGTCAAAGAAGCATTTGAAAATCATTCGGATCAAGAAACGCATTGCCAAGTCAAAGAAAACCTTTAAGCTAAGACAAAAGGACTTGATTCATCTTCACTTAAGGAATCGCATCAAGTATTTAATTATCGAACATCTGGAATACAGATTAGCAGATAGTAAAACTAAGaggaaaatacagaaaaagaagaaagtagaataa